The Candidatus Zixiibacteriota bacterium genome includes the window TCTTTGATTTTGCGCTGACTTCTGGTCTTGATACGTTTGATGACTTTGAGCATGATAATTACTGACAGCACGAGGACGTACACCAACCACAAATCGTGTTCTGTTGGTGCGCGGGGATATACACCAACCAATATTCTATGACTAAATCTCACCTGCCAGTTCGACAATGCGCTTGTACGGAATCGCGATCCAGCTCTCTGCCGAAAATGCGCCGTTGGCCATGCTGATCATCGAGACTTTGGCAGCTGTCTCCTCATCGGGAGCTTCATAGATGTCACAGAAATCATAAGAACCGAGCAGGGCGTAGTGAGCGAGAAATTTCACCTCGGGACATTTTTCCCTGACCTGTTCCAGCCAGCTCTTGCCGATTGTTTCGCGGTCCTTTATCTTCGCTGCGACCTCTGGCGACAGTTTCGTCATCAGCATAAATGTCTTCATTTGAACACCTCCGTTAATTTCGATCTATTAGTATGACCAATTGGTCGTTACTTATCGAGAGGTCATCCCTGATGTACATTCGAGTTGTTGCTACCTGATGGACTCACTAGTAAATGTAGCACACGATTCGGGAGTTGTGAAGAAAAAACTGACGATGAGGGACTGCAGTGGAATGGAATCGTCAGAAGTCTTGTCTGCCCTGAAGCGCTTTGGTAAGGGTGTTCTGATCGGCGTATTCGATGTCGGATCCGATCGGCAGGCCGCGCGCGATCCGCGTGACTCTGATTTTTAGCGGTTTGACGAGTCGAGAGACATAGACGGCTGTGGCCTCGCCCTCGACATTAGGATTGGTTGCGATTATTACCTCTTTGATCTCGTCTTTCAGTCGCGAAACAAACTCTTTGAATCTAAGTTGCTCAGGGCCGATGCCGTCGAGAGGGGAGAGGGCACCCTGAAGGACGTGGTACAATCCTCGGTACTCGCCGCTTTTCTCGATCGCCAGGATGTCGTTGGCTTCTTCGACGACGCAGATTGTCGTATTGTCCCGTTTGGGATCGGTACATATAGCGCACGGGTCGGTCTCGGTGATGTTGGAGCAGATCGAGCAGCGGACGATTTTTTCCTTAACATCGACAATCGCCCTCGCCAGACTTCTGGCATCCTCTTTCTTCATCTTGAGAATCCAGAATGTAAGTCTCTGGGCGGTCTTGCGACCTATGCCGGGAAGCTTCGACAGCTCTCCGATCAGCTTCTCAACCGATTGTGCTGACTTGAACATAATAGTTAGAACGGCAAATTCATGCCGGGGATTTTCATGCCACCGGTTATTGCGGCCATTTTCTCGGCAGCAAGTTCCTGTGCATTCTGCTGAGCCTGATTGACTGCTGCAACTATCAGATCCTCGAGCATCTCAACGTCTTCGGGGTCCACGACTTCTTTTTCTATCTTGACCTGAACGATCTCCTGCTTACCGTTGGCGATCACTTTTACCATGCCGCCGCCTGAAGTTCCCTCGATGCGCTCCTCTTCGAGCTCGGCCTGGATCTCTTCCATTTTGGCCTGCATCTTCTGAACCTGTTTCATCATATCGCCTAAACCTTTACCCATTGTTTGCTCCTTTGGGGGTTATCCTTTTTATGCTGGTAATCTTTCCATCATATCTCTCAACGATTTTTTGGATGTCGGGGTTCTTCCTGAAGACATCTTCCGGACTAATATCAAACCTCGGATCGAGTGTCATCTTCGGTTCATCCAGCCGCAACCCGGGATCCGTCTCCACTCGGAATTTGACAAACCTTCCATAGTATTTTTGGAGCTCCATCTCGAGCTGCTTGATCTTCGCCGACGTCAACAAAGTATCAATACCGGAATCAGGAGGGAAAGTCAACTGCAGGATGCCGTCACTGACAAATTCCGCGTTGCCTTTCCTGAGCATCATCGAAAGCATGCCGTTGATCTGTGTGTAGCCGTCCAGAAATCCCTTCCATCCGGTGCCGGGTTTATCCGAGGGGGCTTTACTCCGCACTTCCTCATCGTCCCCGGCAGGTTTATTCAGAATCGGGCTTTTTTTTTCCGCCGGTGAAGACTCTCCCGACGATGTTCCATTAAAGAGATCCTTGGGAGGGGCGGATTCCTGTCGCGATGAAGAGATCTCCGAAAGTTTCTTGAGCACGTCAGCAAGAGTGGCGGTCGTGTCCATCCTGGCCAATCTCAGCAGAGCCATTTCGAGGAATATTCTCGGCTCGGCACCTTCTTTCAGTTGTTGTCTCAAGTCGGAGATTACCTGCACCATTCGAAGGATGTCGCTTTCGGAGAAATAGCCCTCTTGTGCAACGTACTTCTCGATGTAAAGGTCTGAGAGTTCGAGAAACTGGGATGGTTCCGGTACAGAGGCAGTGATCAAGAGATTTCTGAGATGCTCCTGAAAGTCGATCAGGAATTGTCCAATATCGGATCCGCTCTCAGTTAATTTCAAAACCTGCTCAAGTAGTGACCTGGTGTCGTGATTATGGATCGTCTCAGTTAGATTAAACAAGAGGTTTAGATCGACAAGACCGAGTGCATCGGAGATTAATTCAACAGTGACACCATCATTGGCGTAAGCCAGCACCTGCTCGAACAGCGACAGCGCGTCGCGCAGTGATCCATCACCTTTCCTGGCGATCAGCGCGAGGGCATCGTCGGTGATATTGATATTTTCTTTCTCGGCGGCGCTTCTAAGACTTTCCGTCAACTTGGTTAGTGGTATCCTCCTGAAATCGTAGCGCTGCGCCCGGGAGAGAATCGTCGCCGGCAGGTTGTGCGGTTCAGTAGTCGCAAACATGAAGACAACGTGTGCAGGAGGTTCTTCGAGAGTCTTGAGCAACGCATCGAACGCTGCGCCGGAAAGGCGGTGCACTTCATCGATTATATATATCTTGTACCTGCTTCCGGCAGGAGCGTAGCGGACATTCTCACGCAGATCGCGTATGGAATCGACACCTGTGTTCGACGCAGCATCGATTTCGATGACATCCATCGACGATGATGAAACGATCTCCCTGCAGTTGACGCATTTCAGGCACGGTTCCGCAGTCGGTCCCTCAACACAATTGAGGGCTTTCGCCAGGATTCGCGCAGTTGACGTCTTCCCAGTTCCTCTCGTGCCGCAGAAGATGTATGCGTGAGCGATTCGTCCCATCTGGACGGCCTTCTTCAGCGTCTCAGTGATATGCTCCTGCGCAACGATCTCGTCGAACGTCTGAGGGCGGAGTTTCCGTGCAAGTACCAGATATGTCACGAATTCGACAGCTCCATATTTGACCCGTGCACCCACCTCCGATCCCGCTGACCTAACAACGGTACGGCCAGTTAGCTCAGGTCAAGCTTCCCCGCATCACACTCAAAGACATGCTTACCGCTGCTTCCTTCCGGACCTGACGGGATTGGGCAGCCTCAAGTTGCACGGGACCTGACCGTCAACACCACTTAACCGGGCCGTGCAAGCTGCTGACGGACCTCGGGTGGGCATCAGTCCCGGTATAGCGGATTCCGGGTAACAGGGCACCGCTAGCTCCCCACTTAGCACGGGAATATTTTCGCGCGCCTTCAGCCTATGTGCTCGGCTCGGCGAATCATTACTCGCCATATAGCCGAAAACGAACAGACTGAATATAAGACTTTCGCACGGCGTGGGCAAGTGTCGGTTGCCTCAAGGTCTCGAAAAGATGGCTTTCACTCCCAGTTTCAGTCTGTCGCTGGAGCATTTTATCTTCTGCGCATGCCAGCGCAATCATATATGGTTGTACGGTTGCACTTTTTGTGAATCTGATTTGTCTTCGAAATCAGGCGATTTCGCCTTTCTGCGCCCGACAGCTCGATCTTCCATCACACAAATCCATGCGACCCCGTCAGTGTTTCGTAAGTGCTTGTCGCACTGTAAGTTCTTTCGGCACGTGTCAGTGACTGGATTCTGGCTGAAATGTGTTTAGGTTCGAGAAATTTCCTGCAAATCGGTTCATTAATTGCTGACTTCATAGCTAAGTATTGGGATTGATGCTGAAGAATACATATTAATAGTATATTCGAGTATTATCAGAAGGAGAGAGCACATGAAATTTATCTTGCTCACACTGGCTATTGTTAGCCTTCTCGCTTCGTCGGCGTTCGGCTTCACAGGTTGGCTTTCGACGCCATCAGGAGTGACTGGCACAGGAATCTGGGCTGACAACTTCAAGATATCCTGGGATGTCACTCAGCAGGGCAATGACTGGTATTACGAGTACTGGTTGACACAGACCAATAATGAGCCTCTGGTTGTAGGTGCTGTCAGTCACTGGCTGCTGGAAGTCTCACCCCGTACTGATACGGGAACAGACTTCTGGGGATTTAGTGGTGGAACAGAGGTGCAGGACAACTGGCAGACAGCGGCTGGGTTCACATTTGTCGGACGTGCTCTCAAGCTCGACTATGGTGCGACGCATTACTCATTCTATTCCAACCGCGCCCCGGTGTGGGGTGACTTCTTCGCGAAGGATGGCACCGCCGGAAACGACCAGGGGATCTTCAATTATGCCTGGAATACCGGTTTCTTTGATCCGGACCCGATGGATGCTCCATCCGATGGTTCGATCGGATATAAGATTCTGCGGCCGGATACGTATACTGAGGTTATCCCGGAACCGACCACTCTCGGACTTCTCGGATTGGGACTACTTGGTCTGGGCACCCGGTTACGCAAGAAATCCATGTAAGCTTTCTGACGTTGAAGAGCGGATATTCAAGGCGCTGATTTGATCAGCGCCTTTACTTTTTCTTATGATATTGAATCGTCTTAACTAAGAAGACCCTCGTTAGAGGGTCTGATATTTTGGTGGAGCAGAGCGGGCTCGAACCGCCGACCTGTACGTTGCGAACGTACCGCTCTCCCAGCTGAGCTACTGCCCCACGGCTGACCAATAATAAAGCGAGACCGGGACATTTACAAGAGAATTCTGCTCAACTTAGTGCGAGATCAATACACCAACAAGGTGTCGACAATCCAGCAAAGTGATCATTCGGAGCGCTCCAGCGGAGTGCCATCGGCCTTCCCGAAGACATACCAAGCCTGGTTTTCCGGACAGTGAGTCCTCGTGCGGCGGCGGCAAGTAATACGGATGAGCGACAGTGCGAGAAAGCTGACTCTTGATCTATTATTGCGATCTAAGGCGAGGATCTCCGAAGTTAGCCGCTGTAAGAGTCTTCTTGAGGCTGTCCTGAACTTCATCCCAGAATGTCTTCATGGAGCAATTGCTGAATCGGCTGCATCCACAATCGATGTCTGAGCCTGCGCACAGATTCACCTGAAGTGGACCTTCCATAGCTTCCACGACATCCAGGAAGGAAACTGTCTCTCTCGGTTTCGCGAGTTGGTAACCGCCGGTGACACCCTGAAATGACTTCAGGATTCCTGCTCTGGTAAGCTCTTTGAGAATCTTGGCGAGAAAGTCGCGAGGTATAGCTTCTGCTTCCGCGATCTCCGATATGGAGCTTTTCTTCTCCGGTTTCTGTCCTGCGATATACGCCAGTGCCCTGAGTGCGTAGTCGGATTTTCTTGAAATGTGCATAATTCCTCACTGCTTGAGACAACTTCTAGCTGTTTGCAATTCCAACATGGATAATACCGAACTCCAAACACCACCATTATAACCCGTTCAGTTTACGCATTTTCCTTTGCAACGCAAGGGAAAAATTCCTAATTGGAACCATTATCTACACATTGAACCGATCCCGATCTCTCCAGGTTCCCGGCAGGATTACCAGGTCGGTCCATCTGGGAAGGCAGACGATGCAACGGTTGCCAGTGTTCCAGCTAAGTCGTTAATATGGAATAGATTATAAGCGTGGGTGGTGGTGGGTGAGCTATAGTTGAGTTCTTCGCGGGTATCAGACGTCTGAGATACGAATCGGGTTGATCGCCGTCAGGATGAAATGCAATCCGGGATCAAATCTCTAAGGAGGGATCGCAAGTGAGAGTCAAGATTTGGGTTAAATCCTTGCATTCTGTCTATAATCTTCCCCGATGCATCGAACACAATGAGTGTTGGAATCGCGCGTATACCAAACCTGTTACCAAGAGCGCGACTCTGATCCAGCATTACATCGTAAGGCATTGGATATCGTGCAAGAAATCGCTCCACTTTATTCTGCGATTCACCGAGGTTAATAGCGATCACTTCCAGGCAATCGTGGCTCTTCAGACTTTCGTAGAATCGATCCAAGACGGGTATCTGTCTCTTGCACGGTCCGCACCATGAAGCCCAAAAATCGAGTATGACCACTTTGCCGGCGTAGTCGGAGATGGCAAAATCGGCGCCATCGACGATCCTTGGGTGTTCACCTTCGGTCGCGTCGGCGGAGGTGTTGGCTGTGGATGTCGCCTCATTGTCGGTATTCAACAGAAACTTGTACGCCAGGAAGAGCAGGACAAGCGCAGCTACAAGGATAGTGTATTTCTTCATTCTTCACCTCAGTTCGCTCATGATGTCATCGCCATCTTATTATAATCAATTTGCAGTGTCGACCGCAACAGGAGAAAACTCCGAATGAGACAAGGATGTCATACTGACACAATGAGGATTGCCTTAGTCATGAAGGGAGACTACTCGACCGAGAACTCTCCATCAGAAGAAGCGATGACGTCCTTGTAGTTGTTGGCAGCGAATTCGTTCAAGACTATGATAGCAATTCGTCGGTTGCCGGGGTTCCCTGGATCGTTTTCAAATCTCGGTTGATTGGCTGCGAATCCTCTGATTTCCTTGATCCGCGATTCATCCATGCCAGCGCTCAGCATAACGCGTCGCGCAGTATTAGCGCGATCGGCGGACAGCTCCCAGTTAGTGTAATTCGCACCATCCCGATACTTCTTGCTGTCAGTGTGACCTTCGATCACTACACTGTAGGAGAGTGTCGAGATTTCGGCGGAAATAGCATCCAGGATCGCCTGACCATCTATGCTCATCTCTGCAGATCCGCTCGCGAAGAATGACGATTTGTCATTGTTCTCTATCAGCAGTATCCTGAGGCCGTCAGGTGTGAGCTCGATATCGATCTGGTTTTTGAATCTTGTGAAGCTGCTCATAGACTCGAGCTTTTCGCCGATTCTCTTGCCGACATCTTTGAGACTCTTGAAGGTCTCTGCGGCTTTTTCTTGACGTTTCAGATCCTTTACGGGTTTGCTCCCGGACCCATCCTTGAACAGCCCTTTCTTTCCGGGAAGGACTCCCTCGGCGCCGGCTCCTGAGAGGCCGCCCGGGTCCCTGAAATATTGGGCGACATTTTCCTTGATTGAGTCATCAAGGCTGACAATCCACATGACCAGGAAGAATGCCATCATCGCGGTGACGAAATCCGCATAGGCTACTTTCCACGCCCCGCCGTGATGGCCGCCGTGGCCACCCTTCTTCTTCTTGATTATGATTGGCTGCTGATTGTTGTCCTGATTCTCGTCGACCATGACTCCGGTGCTTAGCCTTTCTTTTGTTTAGCTTCTCTGCAGGCGTCTTCGACTTCTTTAAATGTAGGCCGGACTTCCGGTGAGATACCTCGGCGTGCGAACTCGGCTACGAACGACGGAACATATCCTCGGTTGAATCCAAGCAATCCTTGTTTGAGGCACTTATAATAGCCGAGAGCCTCATTCGTCTTCTGCTCGATGTTGATTGTCAACGGCTGAACGAATCCGTAGGATGCGAGAATTCCAAGAAACGTGCCGACTAATGCCGCTCCGACCTTGTGTCCTATCACTTCGGGGGGACCATCGATAGCACCCATCGTGATAACGACACCGAGCACGGCGGCAACGATACCGAAACCGGGCAGCGCATCACCAACTTTGCTGAGTATGCCGGTCGGTGTTTCCTCTTCGCTGTGATGCGAATCCAGATCCAGGTCCATTATTTCATCAAGTTCGTGCCCCGGCACCGCTCCGGTTGTGATGCTGCGGACAGTGTCGCAGAAAAACGCGACAGCGAAATGGTCATTTATGAATCGTTTGTACTTGTTCAAGATTTCGCTTTCATCTGGTTTCTCAATGTGAACTTCCAGCGCGATGACGCCGTCTCGACGAGCTATATTGAAGATTTCGTACATCATCACGAGCAGCTCTATGTAATCACTTTTCTGTGGGCCGGACTTGGTAATGCTCAAAACCTGGTGAATCATCCTCTTCAGTGTTTTCAGGGGAGTTCCGATCAGGAGCATGCCCATAGCTGCGCCGCCGATAATTAGGAACTCGGCGGGCTGGTTAAGGGCGAGCGGATGTCCACCCTCCCATATGAAACCGCCTACTACAGCTCCGAGTACTACCAGAAAGCCTAGCAATGCGAGCATACTCAAGTCCTCTCGTGAAGAAGCAGTCCAAGCGTCAGTAGCATTATCGTCAACATTTCGACATTCCTTAACCGTTAAGCCACAAGCAGATCACAACCAGGCGCCGGAGACAGTTGCATAGCAGATCGTCAATAGTTTTTGTGCACGTAGCGCTCGGTTGTGCTTATCCAATATCTGACATTGGAGGTGCTCTCGATAAAGAGATCGACCAAATTCCGAATTTTAGGCGGGCATGTCTACTTTGAGGCAGATGACACGAGAATGTGCACGCCTGTTGTCTGGCCAGGGGTATATTCGAAACCTTTGAAGTCGGGTGAATCCTCGTTATGGCATCCCAGGCAAGCTGTTTCGCCGGCGACTACCAGGCCGAGTTCAATCGCTTTGCCAAGGTCCTTCATTACTCGCATTTTGCGATATTCGGATCCGGGCCCGTGGCACGACTCGCACTCGACATTCTCAATCAATGTGCCGTCAGCCTTGATGCCGGTCGAGTGGCAGCGGATGCATTCGGGGCTGGTTGGCTGGTCGCCCTCAAGAAGCGTTATCGCCCTGGCATGTTTTGTGCCTCTCCACGATTCGTAGATCTCGAAGTGACACAATCTGCATTTTTGGGCACCGACGTATTCCAAATCTGGTGCCTCCATGCTGTCAGCGGCGATCAACACAGCGGTGAAGAAGTGATCTGTCTCCGGGTTGTTGTGGCCCAAAAGTGCGAAAGAGAGAAGCGTTGCAACAGTCAGAATGACAAGAAGCGATGTGATGCCAAATGCTTTAGACAAAGCGAATCCTCAATCAAAGTTGTGCGATAAGTCATCGGTGGCGAGAATTGCATTGTATCGGACTCGCCACGGTGCCTCGCTCGGGGTGAATATATCTCTCGGCAGGACTCTGTCAAGATTAAACGGTCAGATTTGCATTGCGATTACAATCGATCTTATTTATTATCATCGTTACTGAATAAGTTGACGAAAGGAAACTTCTGGAGACACCACTAATCACGTCCCCGACCGGCATTCTCGCAATCCTTGCAGGCGTCTGTTCGTTCTTTTTCATGCTGGAGAAGAAGACCGGTTGGAAGATATTCAATTTCTTTCCTCCTCTGATTTTCATCTATATGATTCCTGCGGTATTGTCGAATACCGGTGTGATGACTAATGACTCTCCAGTGTATGGCTGGATGAGCGATTTGTTGCTGCCGCTGTTTCTGACCATCATGCTGCTCGATGTCGACGTAAAGGGAGCCGTAAGGGTAATGGGGAGAGGGATCTTTGTCATGTTGCTCGGCACCGTCGGAGTCATTGTCGGCGCACCGATCGGCTACTTCTGCGTCAAGTCCGCGCTCGATCCGGAAGCGTGGCGCGGATTCGGAACTCTCGCCGGAAGCTGGATCGGAGGAACCGGCAATATGGCGGCTGTCAACGAGGCTTTGAAGACAATTCAGGGTGTCGATCCGTCGATTGCCGAACAGATTGCTGCCAAGAACTATGGACTTGCCGCTATCGCCGACAATATGGTTTATCTCATTTGGTTGCCGATCATGCTCGGTTCCAAGAACCTGGCCAAACGATTCAATAAGTTTACCGGAGTTAGTCAGAAACGGCTCGATGATATGCATGCTGCCGCGGGCGAGCTGAGCACCGACAAGGGAAAAGTGGAGATGAGGCATATTCTCTATCTCCTCTTCTTCGGACTTGCGGTGACATTTGTCGCGAGTTCTCTTGCAGGCGTGCTGCCTACCAAATCTCCTATCCTCACAGCCAGCACATGGAAGATACTCCTCGTAACTTCGTTGGCCTTGCTGCTGTCTCTGACCAGAGCGAGGAAAATCCCCGGATCGCATCCTCTCGCCATGGCTCTGGTCTATCTGTTTGTGGCCAAAATGGGAGGAAGCGCCGATATTTCCGGACTCGCGGAAGATGCACCATGGTTCGTTGCGGGAGCATATATCTGGATATTCATTCACGGAGTATTCTGCCTGCTCGGGGCGAAGATCTTTAAAGTTGATGTTCATACAGTCGCGATTGCGTCGGCCGCTAACATCGGAGGCGCTGCATCTGCGCCAATAGTAGCCGCATACCATAATGAGGCGCTCGTACCCGTCAGCATTCTGATGGCGCTGATTGGTTATGCAATCGGCAACTACGGTGCACTTGCCGCCGCATGGCTGTGCTCACTCGTTGCGTAGCGATTGTCCTCGACCCCATTCGATCCAACTTCTGTAGATAGTTCATTGACATCTTTAGGTGCTTGTGGCAGCTTTGGTGACCCGTCGAAATGTGCGGCGGGAATGTATCCGGTGTGGGAGGAACTAAAGATGAGTCACACTGCTCGTTCCTGATTCCCGAGAATTAGCAAGTCAATGTTTCCGTAACACTGCATGCACCTCCGCATGCTGTTCCGGCGGGTTATCGACATGCTTATGTACCGGGCCGAGACCTTCCCAATGATAGACAGCATCGAAGCCGTCGAACAGTTTAAGAATTTCATTCGGTTCCAGAAATGTTCTCACGCCACCTGAAGTGGTGATGAATGAATTCGTGCCGATCTGCTTCTCTTTCGAGAAGCGCTCGTACGATGGATCATCTTTTCTGAATGCGAGCACGAAGACGAGACCGTCATCGGTTAGCCATTTGTGAATTTTGTGGATGAGGAAAGATATATCCTCCCATCTAAGGAGCTGGATGATTCCAAACAGCAGGATTGCGGAATAGTATCCATCCTCAACTCGAAGGTCCTCAAAGCTCACATTGCATGGGTTGATCAGGAGGTTTTGCTTTCTTGCGCGGCTTGCGAGATGCTCGACTGCCACATACGAAGTGTCGATTGCGTCAACATTGAAACCTTGTCCGGCGAGGAAGAGTGAATTGCGCCCCTGCCCGGCGCCGATATCGAGCACCGGCTTGCTTCTATTGATTAGTCGGCAGTGATTCTCAAGCATCTCATCCGGCTTATCACCGAAATAGTTAGAATGCTCGCTATATATGCTATTGTACTGCTTCTCCTGCAAGTTTCATACTCCTAATCCTCACTCGATCGTTGCGGCAGACGCGTGTACCTGCCGCAAATGAAATGTTCGAAAGCAGCCGTTACATTCACACCGTCTGGTAGACCACTTTGCCGTCGACAATTGTCATGATTGCACGACCGGTCAATCGTCTGCCATGGTACGGGCTGTTGCGCGATTTGGACTTGAACTTCTTGACATTTACCTGCCATGATCGTTCCGGATCTATCACGGTAATATCCGCTGGATATCCTTTTTTCAGCGTTCCCATCTCCAGCTTCATGATTTTCGCCGGATTTGCAGACATCTTCTCGATCAGGTCGGACCAGCTGAGGAGACCCGGCTTGACGAGATGTGTGACCGCGAGGCCGAGTGCAGTTTCGAGGCCGATTATTCCGTTGGGAGCAAGATCGAACTCTACATCCTTCTCTTCGATTGAATGCGGCGCATGATCGGTCGCAATGCAGTCGATTGTGCCGTCCTGCAATCCGGCAATCACTCCTTCGACATCAGCTTTGGTGCGCAGCGGCGGATTCATTTTGAGATTGGTGTCGAATCGTTCAGCGATCAGATCATCGGTGAGCGTAAAGTGATGCGGCGTGACTTCCGCCGTCACTGCGATATTTCTACGCTTGCCCTCACGGAGCAGCTCAACCGATCCTCTCGTAGAAACGTGCGCAATGTGAAGCCTCGACTTTGTGTAATCAGCCAAAAGCATATCGCGGGTGATGCAAATCTCTTCCGATATCGACGGATTTCCTTTTATGCCGAGCGTGGTCGAAGTGTATCCCTCGTTCATGTGAGTGCCGCCTGACAGAGAATTATCCTCAGCATGCGAAATGACTGCGATATCGAACATCCGCGCATAATCGAGAGCGCGCTTCATGACGACCGCGCTGCTCACCGGGGAGCCATCGTCAGAGATTGCAACCGCACCTGCGTTGACCAAATCACCCACCTCAGAGAGTTGCTCGCCCTTGCGCTCCTTTGTGACGGCGGCAATGGGGAAAACCTTGACCGGCGCATTGGCTGCGCGATCGAGAATGAACTGCACAGTTTCCTGATTGTCAATCGGTGGTGATGTGTTCGGCATGCAGCAGATCGCAGTGAATCCACCGGCAGCGGCAGCTTCGGCGCCCGTGACGACTGTCTCCTCATCCTCGCGACCCGGTTCTCTCAGATGGACGTGGATATCAATCAGCCCGGGAGTGACCATGAATCCTTCTACCCAGATGCACTCGCCAGCTTTGTATTTCTTCACATCTTTCTTTGCCAGCAGAGAGCCTGTTTCGATCTTCTTCACTTTTCCGTTCTCGATATATACATCAGCCTTGCAATCCAGATTCGCTTGGGGATCAATTACCCGGCCGCCGGCTATTACTTTCAGATTTGACTCATTCATCTTCTTTTGCTCCTCCTCCCTTGATGAGGTACAGCACGGCCATTCGTACCGCAACGCCGTTTGTAACTTGAGTGAGAATGACCGAATCGTCGGCGTCTGCGACCTCTGATGA containing:
- a CDS encoding DUF819 family protein; this encodes MLEKKTGWKIFNFFPPLIFIYMIPAVLSNTGVMTNDSPVYGWMSDLLLPLFLTIMLLDVDVKGAVRVMGRGIFVMLLGTVGVIVGAPIGYFCVKSALDPEAWRGFGTLAGSWIGGTGNMAAVNEALKTIQGVDPSIAEQIAAKNYGLAAIADNMVYLIWLPIMLGSKNLAKRFNKFTGVSQKRLDDMHAAAGELSTDKGKVEMRHILYLLFFGLAVTFVASSLAGVLPTKSPILTASTWKILLVTSLALLLSLTRARKIPGSHPLAMALVYLFVAKMGGSADISGLAEDAPWFVAGAYIWIFIHGVFCLLGAKIFKVDVHTVAIASAANIGGAASAPIVAAYHNEALVPVSILMALIGYAIGNYGALAAAWLCSLVA
- a CDS encoding class I SAM-dependent methyltransferase, coding for MQEKQYNSIYSEHSNYFGDKPDEMLENHCRLINRSKPVLDIGAGQGRNSLFLAGQGFNVDAIDTSYVAVEHLASRARKQNLLINPCNVSFEDLRVEDGYYSAILLFGIIQLLRWEDISFLIHKIHKWLTDDGLVFVLAFRKDDPSYERFSKEKQIGTNSFITTSGGVRTFLEPNEILKLFDGFDAVYHWEGLGPVHKHVDNPPEQHAEVHAVLRKH
- a CDS encoding dihydroorotase, whose amino-acid sequence is MNESNLKVIAGGRVIDPQANLDCKADVYIENGKVKKIETGSLLAKKDVKKYKAGECIWVEGFMVTPGLIDIHVHLREPGREDEETVVTGAEAAAAGGFTAICCMPNTSPPIDNQETVQFILDRAANAPVKVFPIAAVTKERKGEQLSEVGDLVNAGAVAISDDGSPVSSAVVMKRALDYARMFDIAVISHAEDNSLSGGTHMNEGYTSTTLGIKGNPSISEEICITRDMLLADYTKSRLHIAHVSTRGSVELLREGKRRNIAVTAEVTPHHFTLTDDLIAERFDTNLKMNPPLRTKADVEGVIAGLQDGTIDCIATDHAPHSIEEKDVEFDLAPNGIIGLETALGLAVTHLVKPGLLSWSDLIEKMSANPAKIMKLEMGTLKKGYPADITVIDPERSWQVNVKKFKSKSRNSPYHGRRLTGRAIMTIVDGKVVYQTV